A single window of Aspergillus oryzae RIB40 DNA, chromosome 8 DNA harbors:
- a CDS encoding putative sexual development protein (LsdA) (predicted protein): protein MPLNTHIIILLVSVTSHCLAFPSIWPRADIPLPDGMPNPSEEQLKKIQLRAHGTLPNTPLPSKISKDGITNLQLIAFNELFEVAFYNELLLNITKNVPGYKIPNPKKRDFIVESLVAILTQEELHALTANQGLEHFKIEPVQPCRYYFPVSDFDSAIALAATFTDLVIATLQDVIVRFADNSDVDLTRVIAATIGNEGEQQGWFRVNQGKIPSELPTLTTGDLNFAFTAVQAFTIPGSCPNLDDIALTTFKSLDILTPPEPKTQFILVSWESEYEVKGDKLWLTYVNQLNVPIVEELKIVSRKDGKKVVAKALFPYHENLMNGLTIAAVTKSAGPFAGVTDVAQETLYGPGLIIVN, encoded by the exons ATGCCGCTCAATActcacatcatcatccttttGGTCTCTGTGACATCCCATTGCCTCGCATTTCCAAGCATCTGGCCCCGTGCTGATATACCCCTTCCCGATGGCATGCCCAATCCCAGTGAAgagcagttgaagaaaaTCCAGCTAAGAGCGCATGGCACTTTACCAAACACGCCCCTCCCATCAAAGATCAGCAAGGATGGAATTACCAATCTCCAGCTAATAGCGTTCAATGAGCTGTTTGAAGTTGCCTTCTACAACGAACTACTCCTGAACATCACGAAGAACGTACCTGGTTATAAAATTCCAAACCCCAAGAAACGAGATTTCATAGTCGAATCCCTAGTAGCCATACTCACT CAAGAGGAACTCCACGCCTTAACCGCCAATCAAGGCCTCGAACACTTCAAAATAGAGCCAGTCCAACCATGTCGCTATTATTTCCCCGTCTCAGACTTCGACTCAGCCATAGCCCTAGCAGCGACCTTCACCGACCTCGTCATAGCCACATTACAGGACGTAATCGTGCGATTCGCAGACAACAGCGACGTCGACCTCACCCGGGTCATCGCCGCGACAATCGGCAACGAAGGAGAACAACAAGGCTGGTTCCGAGTCAACCAGGGCAAAATCCCCAGCGAACTCCCGACGCTAACAACCGGCGATTTAAATTTCGCCTTCACAGCGGTCCAAGCCTTTACCATTCCGGGGTCTTGTCCGAATTTGGATGATATCGCGTTAACGACGTTCAAGTCGCTGGATATTCTCACGCCACCGGAGCCGAAGACGCAGTTTATTCTCGTTAGTTGGGAATCGGAGTACGAGGTGAAGGGGGATAAGCTGTGGCTGACTTATGTCAACCAATTGAATGTTCCTATtgtggaggagttgaagatcGTGTCGCGTAAAGATGGTAAAAAGGTTGTCGCGAAGGCTCTCTTCCCGTACCATGAGAATCTGATGAACGGGTTGACTATCGCGGCTGTGACGAAAAGTGCTGGGCCTTTTGCGGGTGTTACTGATGTTGCTCAGGAGACGCTATATGGGCCTGGTTTGATTATTGTTAATTAG
- a CDS encoding uncharacterized protein (predicted protein), whose translation MSPKPILQAPKANPLTTTLQLLTFLLILSIVGKRTTTLVLASVFTLWFKTRFNLYQDYVEERRSTRRERERQRRSQEVRVISARIVEEVMRGSSAALRDGDGHFGGFTGEVKAVNGVGECVEDIAEDGESEKGLGDLDGGVVVGVEVYGVGGSGSLGEDEVSVGIGEVEVLEGEGETEKEEQIEIVEQRWEQAGHEEEVYEEPVEQQAIDEKVDVKIEVDVVDEKEDDGTSPQWIEDITENHDSKQMAQHDESQKIAEPEEVKQEEPQREEQKPESTILQEEKQESAWAEEKPEKPIEEDKKATTDSIPKVDEPEPEKEAKKPEPKQVESKPAGLSQSRWSNSLSGSKKVLDPRASTFQPTEFKSSAKSQYQFSLPTTTRPQSSTPLAYSSIGVLASSSSSPLSAYSPPSIFSSMGRSTQNSTPSYGDYSHSPSYGYNYATTSSYGSSPSYTTSSSYANSSYANTSSYPNSSPYGNTSSYGNSSYSCYTPSPYYSSYNYASAS comes from the coding sequence ATGTCCCCAAAACCAATACTCCAAGCCCCAAAAGCAAACCCCCTAACAACAACCCTCCAACTCCTCACCTTCCTCCTAATCCTTTCCATCGTCGGTAAAAGAACCACAACCCTCGTCCTAGCCTCGGTCTTCACCCTGTGGTTCAAGACCAGGTTCAACCTCTACCAGGACTATGTCGAAGAGCGGCGGTCTACTCGGCGGGAACGAGAGCGCCAGCGTCGGAGTCAGGAGGTTAGGGTTATTTCGGCGAGGATTGTGGAGGAGGTTATGAGGGGTTCTTCTGCTGCATTGAGGGATGGGGATGGGCATTTTGGGGGTTTTACTGGGGAGGTGAAGGCTGTTAATGGGGTTGGAGAGTGTGTTGAGGATATAGCTGAGGATGGGGAGAGTGAGAAGGGTTTGGGGGAtcttgatggtggtgttgttgttggtgtggAGGTTTATGGGGTTGGGGGGTCTGGTTCTTtgggtgaggatgaggttTCTGTGGGAATTGGGGAGGTTGAGGtgttggagggtgagggtgaaactgagaaagaggaacaGATAGAGATTGTGGAGCAGAGATGGGAGCAAGCTGGGCATGAGGAAGAGGTCTACGAAGAACCTGTTGAACAGCAGGCGATTGATGAAAAGGTGGACGTCAAGATTGAGGTTGATGTCGttgatgagaaagaggatgatggcACTTCTCCACAGTGGATTGAGGATATCACTGAGAATCATGATTCGAAGCAGATGGCCCAGCACGATGAGAGCCAAAAGATCGCAGAGCCAGAAGAGGTGAAGCAGGAGGAACCCCAGCGCGAAGAACAGAAGCCAGAGAGCACAATAttgcaagaagagaaacaagaaagcGCATGGGCAGAGGAAAAGCCAGAGAAGCCCAtcgaggaagacaagaaagccACAACAGATTCCATCCCCAAAGTTGATGAGCCCGAGCctgagaaggaagccaagaagcccgaGCCAAAGCAAGTCGAGTCAAAACCCGCCGGGCTATCTCAATCCCGCTGGAGCAATTCATTGTCCGGCTCGAAAAAGGTCCTCGACCCACGAGCGAGCACTTTCCAGCCAACGGAATTTAAATCCAGCGCGAAAAGCCAATACCAATTCTCTCTTCCCACGACGACCCGTCCTCAGTCGTCCACGCCACTCGCGTATAGCTCCATCGGTGTGCTGGCATCCTCGAGCAGTTCTCCCTTATCTGCTTACTCCCCGCCGAGCATCTTCAGCTCCATGGGGAGAAGTACGCAGAATTCAACCCCATCCTATGGCGATTACTCTCACAGCCCTTCCTATGGGTACAACTACGCGACTACGTCCTCCTATGGGAGTTCACCCTCCTACACGACCTCATCGTCCTATGCAAACTCCTCCTATGCGAATACGTCTTCATACCCAAATTCTTCCCCGTACGGGAATACTTCTTCTTATGGAAATTCGTCTTACAGTTGTTACACTCCGAGTCCTTACTACAGCAGCTATAATTACGCTTCCGCCAGCTGA
- a CDS encoding uncharacterized protein (predicted protein) encodes MQFYITQASTHHEAALKLATPEMANISPDNSAPLFLLSALSSFISCAKPLKLGNFFLLEDNNIADWLLLIRGTGTILDFADESLKSGPLASMFNVRAQHRNFSTSRRHHALEELHQLILTQVQDQHMLHMYIGTLDEMNRSFAMCLEHNLRLETADVFVWLMRVPYDFLVLLRNYEPLALVILGYFCVLLHQLEWMWCMKGWSTHLLSQIYDQLGPTHRVWIRWPIEQIGFLPPT; translated from the coding sequence ATGCAGTTCTACATTACGCAGGCGAGCACTCACCATGAAGCAGCACTGAAGCTCGCTACTCCCGAGATGGCAAATATCAGTCCGGATAACTCGGCTCCGTTATTCCTCCTATCCGCCTTGTCATCCTTCATCAGCTGTGCGAAGCCGCTCAAATTGGGTAATTTCTTCCTTTTGGAAGACAACAATATTGCGGACTGGCTCCTGCTTATCCGAGGCACCGGCACTATACTAGACTTTGCCGACGAGTCGCTCAAATCTGGGCCGTTGGCGTCCATGTTCAACGTCCGGGCTCAACATCGGAACTTCAGCACCAGCCGGCGGCATCATGCTCTAGAGGAATTGCACCAGCTTATCCTGACTCAGGTCCAGGATCAACACATGCTCCATATGTATATTGGTACGCTTGATGAGATGAACAGATCGTTCGCGATGTGCTTGGAGCATAACCTGCGCCTTGAGACAGCGGATGTCTTTGTCTGGCTGATGCGCGTGCCATACGACTTTTTAGTATTACTAAGGAACTACGAGCCGTTGGCCTTGGTGATCCTGGGTTATTTCTGTGTGCTACTGCATCAATTAGAGTGGATGTGGTGTATGAAAGGCTGGAGTACTCATCTTCTTTCGCAGATCTATGATCAACTCGGTCCGACACATCGTGTTTGGATTCGATGGCCAATTGAGCAGATTGGCTTTCTTCCGCCTACGTGA
- the sdh2 gene encoding succinate dehydrogenase iron-sulfur protein subunit SDH2 (succinate dehydrogenase, Fe-S protein subunit), with translation MAALRSTSRLVASSKPLFRPAVFARSYATVDAAAQDPNPSETPRTKTFHIYRWNPDQPTEKPKMQSYSLDLNKTGPMMLDALIRIKNEMDPTLTFRRSCREGICGSCAMNIDGVNTLACLCRIPTDTAKESRIYPLPHTYVVKDLVPDLTQFYKQYKSIKPYLQRETKTEDGLEYRQSPEERKKLDGLYECILCACCSTSCPSYWWNSEEYLGPAILLQSYRWLADSRDEKTAERKHALDNSMSVYRCHTILNCSRTCPKGLNPARAIAEIKKLMAAH, from the exons atggctgctcTTCGCTCAACCTCGCGCCTTGTCGCATCCTCGAAGCCTCTTTTCCGCCCAGCTGTCTTCGCTCGCTCCTATGCGACTGTCGATGCGGCTGCCCAG GATCCCAACCCGTCCGAGACGCCACGCACTAAGACTTTCCATATCTACCGCTGGAACCCCGACCAGCCGAccgagaagcccaagatGCAGTCCTACTCCCTGGACCTCAACAAGACCGGACCCATGATGCTCGACGCCCTCATTCGCATCAAGAACGAGATGGACCCCACCCTGACCTTCCGGAGAAGTTGCCGTGAGGGTATCTGTGGAAGCTGTGCTATGAACATCGATGGTGTCAACACTCTGGCCTGCTTGT GTCGCATTCCTACCGACACCGCAAAGGAGTCTCGCATCTACCCTCTGCCTCACACCTACGTTGTCAAGGATCTGGTGCCCGATCTGACCCAGTTCTACAAGCAATACAAGTCGATCAAGCCTTACCTGCAGCGCGAAACCAAGACCGAGGAT GGCCTTGAATACCGCCAAAGTCCCGAAGAGCGCAAGAAGCTGGATGGTCTCTACGAGTGCATTCTGTGTGCCTGCTGCTCCACCTCCTGCCCCTCGTACTGGTGGAACAGTGAGGAGTACCTCGGACCTGCTATCCTCCTCCAGTCGTACCGTTGGTTGGCCGATTCCCGTGACGAGAAGACCGCTGAGCGCAAGCACGCCTTGGATAACAGCATGAGCGTCTACCGTTGCCACACCATTCTTAACTGCTCGCGGACTTGCCCCAAGGGTCTCAACCCCGCCCGTGCAATCGCCGAGATCAAGAAGTTGATGGCCGCTCATTAA
- a CDS encoding polysaccharide lyase family 1 protein (predicted protein) — protein sequence MKYASFIAAAAAALASAVSAAGVSGSAEGFAKGVTGGGSATPVYPSTTDELVSYLGDSEARVIILTKTFDFTNTEGTETSSGCAPWGTASGCQLAINKDNWCTNYEPNAPTVSSITYNKAGVLGITVNSNKSIVGQGSAGVIKGRGLRIVSGAKNVIIQNIAITDINPKYVWGGDAITLNEADLVWIDHVTTARIARQHIVLGTQADNRVTISNSLIDGRTDYSATCNGHHYWGVYLDGSNDMVTMMGNYFYYTSGRMPKVQGNTLLHAVNNYFHNIEGHAFEIGSGGYVLAEGNAFQNVDAPVESPISGQLFSAPDATTNEQCKSVFGRACQINAFGSSGSFSQADTAVISKFSGKNIATAHLAQNIPKWVMANAGQGKL from the exons ATGAAGTACGCGTCTTTCATCGCcgctgctgcggctgcgcTCGCCAGCGCCGTTAGCGCCGCCGGCGTTTCTGGTTCTGCTGAGGGTTTCGCCAAGGGCGTCACTGGTGGTGGCAGCGCTACCCCCGTTTACCCTTCCACCACCGATGAGCTGGTCTCATACCTCGGTGACAGCGAGGCGCGTGTTATCATTCTCACCAAGACCTTCGACTTCACAAACACTGAGGGCACCGAGACTAGCTCGGGTTGTGCTCCCTGGGGTACTGCCTCCGGTTGCCAGCTTGCCATCAACAAGGATAACTGGTGCACCAACTACGAGCCCAACGCTCCGACCGTGAGCAGCATCACCTACAACAAGGCTGGTGTTCTCGGTATCACCGTCAACTCCAACAAGTCCATCGTCGGCCAGGGCAGTGCCGGTGTCATCAAGGGCCGTGGTCTCCGTATCGTCAGCGGTGCCAAGAACGTCATTATCCA AAACATTGCTATCACTGACATCAACCCCAAGTATGTCTGGGGTGGTGATGCCATCACTCTGAACGAGGCCGACCTTGTCTGGATCGATCATGTCACCACTGCCCGTATCGCCCGTCAGCACATCGTCCTCGGTACCCAGGCCGACAACCGTGTCACCATCTCCAACTCCCTCATCGACGGTCGCACCGACTACTCCGCTACCTGCAACGGCCACCACTACTGGGGTGTTTACCTTGACGGCTCCAACGACATGGTCACCATGATGGGTAACTACTTCTACTACACCTCCGGCCGTATGCCCAAGGTCCAGGGCAACACCCTCCTCCACGCCGTCAACAACTACTTCCACAATATTGAGGGCCACGCCTTCGAGATCGGCTCCGGTGGCTACGTCCTCGCTGAGGGTAACGCTTTCCAGAACGTCGATGCCCCTGTTGAGTCCCCCATCAGCGGACAGCTCTTCAGCGCCCCCGATGCCACCACCAACGAGCAGTGCAAGTCCGTCTTCGGCCGTGCTTGCCAGATCAACGCCTTCGGCAGCTCCGGTTCCTTCAGCCAGGCTGATACCGCCGTCATCTCTAAGTTCTCTGGCAAGAACATCGCTACAGCTCACCTTGCTCAGAACATCCCCAAGTGGGTTATGGCCAACGCTGGCCAGGGCAAGCTCTAA
- a CDS encoding MFS transporter (predicted protein), whose protein sequence is MDERRNGSSVLDSSHGLLHPMGVESKILYHTDNESGSSTYRESSQQCLITTHATDFATATQYTYREEDTRQPEWTPGVREWLVTTCISILVMMDAFNTTVVIPLMPGLSHIFQQPLENALWINTAYLIGNASGQALFAMLAEVLGHGPILLSSSVLATTGTGICGGSLGLSVLVAGRFIQGIGGGGVVGVSLLIVADLIPKSHQVQFSTYIFRAQTIGMVIGSVAGGVYHDYTTYIWAFYSSFVFCAMGLLVIPFALDLRGHGPENKLSATSRFRTMDWIGAMLTLLGMGTILTGIGWGGTQNAWDNWQTLVPICVGGIFLIILVLYETMWAMQPMFSSRVFRDLSSTMLQAGGFLHGFILSSHLHYLPLYLIFVKSLNTTLIGLSLVALTGLAVPALMVSGTGQVFRRPHISTWITRIGWLFTITATGCSLLLNTAIPTYGWVIIFLVAGLGSALLTLGYNLCIHVNTLRFYPGQETRESAKVSTTSILIYSILRTWGMCIAIPISGTIIFNYLSSKDLLDMSTGYTSRHFGAYAPQEDKDAFADALQVLWKGYTAIAALGGISSLFIRSAS, encoded by the exons ATGGATGAAAGGAGGAATGGGTCAAGTGTTCTT GATTCGTCCCACGGCCTTCTACATCCAATGGGCGTGGAGTCCAAAATTCTGTACCACACGGATAATGAATCCGGATCAAGTACCTACCGGGAAAGCAGCCAACAATGTTTGATCACCACCCATGCTACAGATTTTGCCACGGCGACCCAATACACCTACCGAGAGGAGGATACGAGGCAGCCAGAGTGGACTCCAGGCGTGAGAGAGTGGCTCGTGACAACATGTATATCGATTCTAGTGATGATGGATGCGTTTAATACGACGGTGGTTATTCCTTTGATGCCC GGGCTCTCACACATCTTTCAGCAACCCCTTGAGAACGCGCTTTGGATTAACACGGCTTACCTCATTGGCAACGCGTCCGGACAAGCTCTTTTCGCCATGCTGGCTGAGGTACTTGGTCATGGCCCTATCCTACTTTCGTCTTCTGTTCTCGCGACAACTGGAACAGGTATATGCGGGGGTTCTCTGGGTCTGTCTGTGCTGGTAGCGGGTCGATTCATTCAGGGAattggcggaggaggagtGGTGGGAGTTTCGCTTTTGATCGTTGCGGACCTGATTCCAAAGTCGCATCAAGTACAATTTTCGACCTATATCTTCCGCGCTCAAACGATCGGTATGGTGATTGGTTCAGTTGCTGGTGGGGTATACCATGACTATACGACCTATATTTGGGCCTTTTATTCCAGCTTCGTGTTTTGCGCAATGGGCCTGTTGGTGATTCCATTTGCACTGGATCTGAGAGGACATGGACCGGAAAATAAGCTTAGTGCTACGAGCAGGTTTCGTACTATGGACTGGATAGGTGCCATGTTGACTCTGCTTGGCATGGGGACCATACTTACCGGGATCGGCTGGGGAGGAACACAGAATGCCTGGGATAACTGGCAAACCCTAGTGCCGATATGCGTCGGtgggatcttcttgattattTTGGTTCTCTACGAGACGATGTGGGCTATGCAGCCAATGTTCAGTTCGAGGGTGTTTCGGGACctttcatcaacaatgctgcAGGCAGGCGGCTTTCTCCATGGATTTATT TTATCGTCTCACCTCCATTACTTGCCACTAtacctcatcttcgtcaagTCGCTCAACACCACATTGATAGGGCTAAGCCTGGTTGCTCTGACGGGTCTAGCTGTACCTGCTCTTATGGTCTCGGGCACAGGGCAGGTTTTCCGACGCCCACATATCTCCACCTGGATTACCCGTATAGGCTGGTTGTTTACTATTACCGCGACGGGTTGTTCACTTCTACTGAATACGGCGATCCCAACATACGGTTGGGTTATTATCTTCCTGGTCGCTGGGTTGGGCTCTGCCCTGCTCACACTCGGATACAACCTTTGCATCCATGTAAATACTCTGAGGTTCTACCCGGGCCAGGAAACCCGCGAAAGCGCAAAGGTATCCACAACATCGATACTGATATACTCGATCCTACGCACATGGGGCATGTGCATCGCCATCCCCATCAGCGGGACCATCATATTCAACTACCTATCCTCCAAAGATTTGCTTGACATGTCAACCGGGTACACAAGCCGCCACTTCGGCGCATACGCGCCCCAGGAAGACAAAGACGCATTTGCCGACGCGCTTCAAGTCCTTTGGAAAGGTTACACGGCGATTGCCGCATTGGGAGGAATTTCGTCTCTGTTCATTCGGTCTGCAAGTTGA